AACTCGAAGACGAGGCCGCGTATCGGTTCGACGCGCTGGAAGGCTCGGGGATGCACCTCCACATCCCGGAGGAAAACACCGTCGAGCGCATCGAGCGCGCCGCCCGCGAGACCGGCGACCTCGCCGAACTCTCCGGGACCGACATCCAACTTATCGCCGCTGCGTTCGAACTCGACGGGACGCTTGTCACCGACGACTACGCGATGCAAAACGTCGCGGAGAAACTCGACGTGACTGTCGAAGTCATCGCCCGTGAGGGGATCACCGAACGCCGTGACTGGCTGTTCCAGTGTGCTGGCTGTGGCCGGGAGTTCGAGGAGAACCACGACCGCTGTCCGGTGTGTGGCAGTTCGCTCTCGCGGAAGAACCCCGCGTAGTCGCCGGCGTCACATCGGCTGATTCTCGATGTCGTCCAGTCCCGACTCGATGAGCTGTTGGATCACTTCCTCCGTCGTGATGCCGTAACGACGCGCCAGCGTCTCGATCGCCCGGGACTGGTCGTCGTTGCACACGACCGTATACCGGGTTGGCATGGCACTACGTTTGCCCTTTGCCGGGATAAACACCCGTCAGACGGCCGTCATGCAGGCAGTTGCGCGCCGGTCGTCGCGAGATAGTACTGGATCGCGAACAGTCCGGCGTTCCAGAGGCCGTGCGTGACCGCGGGGACGACGATGTTCTCGGTGTACTCGTAGATCGCACCCAGCACCATACCGAGCGCGCCCGCGACGAGGATGTACGTCCAGGCGCTTCCGCTACTGATCGCGAAGTAGTGACCCAGCCCGAACAGCCCGCTGGCGACGACCAGCCCCGGGACGACGCCGAACGAGCGCCGGAACAGCCCCTGGACGACGCCGCGAAAGACCAGTTCCTCGCCCGGTCCGACCAGGAAGAGCGCGACGGGGATCATATAGAGGAACAGTTGCGGGTTCTCCTGGCCCTGCGTGATGATGCTGTTCTGCCCGGTCGTGATCTCCGTGCCGAACAGCGCCTCGGCCAGCGCCGAGAGCGCCTCGACGACGGCACCCATCACGAGCGCGGCCACGAGGATGCCGACGACGCCGACCAGCGCCCAGCCGGCGTCGGACAGCGTCGGCGACCGGACGTGGACGAGATCCGGCTCCCGGCGGAGCCAGAGGTAGCCGGCCGAGGCGGCCAGAAAGCCCACGAACGAGAGGCCCTGGACGCTCGCGTTCAACAGCGGGTCTCCCTGGAGGGCTTCGACCGACTGGACGCCGACGGCGCTCATCCCGACCTGACCGAGCAGCGCTGCGAGGACGAACGCCGACGCGACGACCGCGACCGCGCGGATCGAACTCACCAGGATCGTCTCGCCGTCTGCGATCTCGACGTACGGGCGGTTCGGTGCCATCGATTGGTAGGCGGTGGTACGCGACGGACGTTCAAGACCCCATCGACCGACTCAGTCGACGACGTGACTCGGCCGCTCGTCGACGACGCGGGTCTCCTCGGTCGTCTCGCCCTGGACGAGCGCCCGGGTCGCCCGTTTCCCCCACTCGACGGCGGGCTGGGTAAACGTCTCGACGCCGGCGAGTTCGCCCATCAGGACAC
Above is a window of Haloarcula halophila DNA encoding:
- a CDS encoding NOB1 family endonuclease → MYVLDSSAFINEYHTEERIAAVPEVREELEDEAAYRFDALEGSGMHLHIPEENTVERIERAARETGDLAELSGTDIQLIAAAFELDGTLVTDDYAMQNVAEKLDVTVEVIAREGITERRDWLFQCAGCGREFEENHDRCPVCGSSLSRKNPA
- a CDS encoding CopG family transcriptional regulator, whose translation is MPTRYTVVCNDDQSRAIETLARRYGITTEEVIQQLIESGLDDIENQPM
- a CDS encoding CPBP family intramembrane glutamic endopeptidase; the encoded protein is MAPNRPYVEIADGETILVSSIRAVAVVASAFVLAALLGQVGMSAVGVQSVEALQGDPLLNASVQGLSFVGFLAASAGYLWLRREPDLVHVRSPTLSDAGWALVGVVGILVAALVMGAVVEALSALAEALFGTEITTGQNSIITQGQENPQLFLYMIPVALFLVGPGEELVFRGVVQGLFRRSFGVVPGLVVASGLFGLGHYFAISSGSAWTYILVAGALGMVLGAIYEYTENIVVPAVTHGLWNAGLFAIQYYLATTGAQLPA